A DNA window from Gaiellales bacterium contains the following coding sequences:
- a CDS encoding 2Fe-2S iron-sulfur cluster-binding protein: MATVETNTVTLQINGREVTVAKGLSVVEAAAEAGVEIPVFCYEPRLGAGVGACRMCLCEIEGIPKLQTACTTPVADGMIVNSHSARAKEGQDAVLEFLLLNHPLDCPVCDKGGECPLQDLTFRYGPGVTRMTLSKRTQDKPVPISPLIKLDRERCILCYRCTRFSEDVSGDMQLVTENRGANSIITTFEGRPYTNEFSGNVTELCPVGALTSSTYRFLARPWEIQNVPTVCGGCAVGCNTYATIREGKVNRILSRNHPEVDEGWLCDKGRYGFGHLHSPERVTQNLIRGGRGLEAVATTDVLDHVADRLRATVERFGPGSVAVLASGEQTNEEAHAWARLLAEALGGGVGVCGPEGGSWWGDLEPYAASIPDLAGASAIVVAGDADLGHRAPVLELWIRKAVGKGAGVFTVGPGATRLDTLRGATHASAAPGTSHTALLEAAGGDGPLADALRGENAVLIWAGPMRAEVASVLAHVAHTSGCRVLRTPRAANEIGIAAAGLGTASPDQALELAESGTIKALVLLGADPVGDWHGGERWRNALARCFFALQVAGFQSDSSGWVTTIVPESQTLEKDGTLVNLEGRVQRLRAAARAPDGVTDGYAWAAELGARLGVELPHDPPAAFADLAERRPAFAGLSWSGIGERAPLGERTTAGEAPAAAQVAAAAVPQTVVVGYRELMSGAAVDHTEALHFQRRRGIEIAHVDAESLGIATGERIQVTHDGHTVTGPALVQRGLRPGVVRLAARVPHVGPGSVAAAPAEAPDA, encoded by the coding sequence GTGGCGACGGTCGAGACCAACACCGTCACGCTGCAGATCAACGGCCGCGAGGTCACGGTCGCCAAGGGCCTTTCGGTGGTCGAGGCGGCGGCCGAAGCCGGCGTCGAGATCCCCGTCTTCTGCTACGAGCCCCGGCTCGGGGCCGGCGTGGGCGCATGCCGCATGTGCCTGTGCGAGATCGAGGGCATCCCCAAGCTGCAGACCGCCTGCACGACGCCCGTCGCCGACGGCATGATCGTGAACTCGCACTCGGCCCGGGCCAAGGAGGGCCAGGACGCGGTGCTCGAGTTCCTGCTGCTGAACCACCCGCTCGACTGCCCGGTGTGCGACAAGGGCGGCGAGTGCCCGCTGCAGGACCTGACCTTCCGCTATGGCCCCGGCGTCACCCGCATGACGCTGTCGAAGCGGACGCAGGACAAGCCGGTGCCGATCTCGCCGCTGATCAAGCTCGACCGCGAGCGCTGCATCCTCTGCTACCGCTGCACGCGCTTCTCCGAGGACGTCTCCGGCGACATGCAGCTGGTGACCGAGAACCGCGGCGCCAACTCGATCATCACCACGTTCGAGGGGCGGCCCTACACGAACGAGTTCTCCGGCAACGTGACCGAGCTCTGTCCCGTTGGCGCGCTCACCTCGTCGACGTACCGCTTTCTGGCCCGGCCGTGGGAGATACAGAACGTGCCCACCGTCTGCGGCGGGTGCGCGGTCGGCTGCAACACCTACGCCACCATCCGCGAGGGCAAGGTCAACCGCATCCTCTCGCGCAACCATCCCGAGGTGGACGAGGGCTGGCTGTGCGACAAGGGCCGCTACGGGTTTGGCCACCTGCACAGCCCCGAGCGGGTGACGCAGAACCTGATCCGGGGCGGGCGCGGCCTGGAGGCGGTCGCGACGACCGACGTCCTCGACCACGTCGCGGATCGCCTGCGCGCCACCGTCGAGCGGTTCGGCCCCGGGTCGGTCGCGGTGCTGGCGTCGGGCGAGCAGACCAACGAGGAGGCGCACGCCTGGGCGCGGCTGCTGGCCGAGGCGCTCGGCGGCGGCGTCGGCGTGTGCGGCCCCGAGGGCGGCTCGTGGTGGGGCGACCTCGAGCCGTACGCGGCGTCGATCCCCGACCTGGCCGGCGCGAGCGCGATCGTGGTCGCCGGCGACGCCGACCTCGGGCATCGCGCGCCCGTCCTCGAGCTCTGGATCCGCAAGGCCGTCGGCAAGGGCGCCGGCGTCTTCACCGTCGGCCCCGGTGCCACCCGCCTCGACACGCTGCGGGGCGCGACCCACGCCTCGGCCGCGCCCGGCACCTCGCACACCGCGCTGCTCGAGGCGGCCGGCGGCGACGGCCCCCTGGCGGACGCCCTGCGCGGCGAGAACGCCGTCCTGATCTGGGCCGGCCCGATGCGGGCCGAGGTGGCCTCGGTGCTCGCGCACGTCGCCCACACCTCCGGCTGCCGCGTCCTGCGCACGCCCCGGGCCGCGAACGAGATCGGGATCGCGGCCGCCGGCCTCGGCACCGCCTCGCCCGACCAGGCGCTGGAGCTGGCCGAGTCGGGCACGATCAAGGCGCTCGTGCTGCTCGGCGCCGACCCCGTCGGCGACTGGCACGGCGGGGAGCGATGGCGAAACGCGCTCGCGCGGTGCTTCTTCGCGCTCCAGGTGGCCGGCTTCCAGAGCGACTCGTCCGGCTGGGTCACGACGATCGTGCCCGAGTCGCAGACGCTCGAGAAGGACGGAACGCTCGTGAACCTCGAGGGGCGCGTGCAGCGCCTGCGCGCCGCCGCCAGGGCGCCCGACGGCGTCACCGACGGCTACGCCTGGGCGGCCGAGCTGGGCGCCCGCCTCGGCGTCGAGCTTCCGCACGACCCGCCGGCCGCGTTCGCCGACCTGGCCGAGCGCCGGCCCGCCTTCGCCGGCCTCTCGTGGTCAGGCATCGGCGAGCGCGCGCCGCTCGGCGAGCGCACGACCGCCGGGGAGGCCCCGGCAGCGGCCCAGGTGGCCGCCGCCGCGGTGCCGCAGACGGTCGTCGTCGGCTACCGCGAGCTGATGTCCGGCGCCGCCGTCGACCACACCGAGGCGCTGCACTTCCAGCGCCGCCGCGGGATCGAGATCGCCCACGTCGACGCCGAGTCGCTCGGCATCGCCACCGGCGAGCGCATCCAGGTGACGCACGACGGCCACACCGTGACCGGCCCCGCGCTGGTGCAGCGCGGCCTGCGCCCCGGAGTCGTCCGCCTGGCCGCGCGCGTGCCGCACGTCGGCCCCGGCTCGGTCGCCGCCGCGCCGGCGGAGGCTCCGGATGCCTGA